Proteins from one Phalacrocorax carbo chromosome 19, bPhaCar2.1, whole genome shotgun sequence genomic window:
- the MEX3D gene encoding RNA-binding protein MEX3D, producing the protein MPGSIYQPEGGQPARGPPRCLALLSPPPPAGQDPPPEPERERPPAQDEAAVLRFALDQLSLLGLEEAGERGLRVAEAGGTGSEEPESAAGGAGPGGLQARERGAASPPAAGAASPPAAFGNFAPALAPPAALLTEPLGALGSRKKSVNMTECVPVPSSEHVAEIVGRQGCKIKALRAKTNTYIKTPVRGEEPVFIVTGRKEDVEMAKREILSAAEHFSVIRATRNKVNGLTGAMQGPPNLLGQTTIQVRVPYRVVGLVVGPKGATIKRIQQQTHTYIVTPSRDKEPVFEVTGMPENVDRAREEIEAHITMRTGSFIDVNAGNDFHSNGTDVCLDLQGSTASLWAKAPHPAHRPSTALCNDSLSSLGSTSTESYYSGRVADASPTSPYSTSSGFTFSEPPAPLGSEECDFGFDFLALDLMTPTTIWSPFERTGNPLQAFSSCSSINGLQRCNSGTATPRHSPTLPESGSMALDHPLARRIQSDPVSTLSWLPTQGSLSSFSNSTGYSSSSSSLPGSISTTSGSPTDSSSSDGHRKSSRECMVCFESEVIAALVPCGHNLFCMECAMRICGKAEPECPACHAPATQAIHIFS; encoded by the exons ATGCCCGGCTCCATCTATCAGCCTGAGGGTGGGCAGCCCGCCCGCGGCCCGCCGCGCTGCCTGGCGCTGCTCAGCCCGCCACCGCCCGCCGGGCAGGACCCACCGCCGGAGCCCGAGCGGGAGAGGCCGCCGGCGCAGGACGAAGCCGCCGTCCTGAGGTTCGCCCTGGACCAGCTCtcgctgctggggctggaggaggcggGCGAGCGCGGGCTGCGGGTGGCGGAGGCGGGCGGCACGGGGTCGGAGGAGCCGGAgtcggcggcgggaggcgcggggccgggcggcctGCAGGCGCGGGAGCGCGGCGCCGCCTCCCCCCCGGCCGCCGGCGCCGCCTCCCCCCCGGCCGCCTTCGGTAACTTCGCCCCGGCGCtggcgccgcccgccgcgctgCTGACCGAGCCGCTGGGCGCGCTGGGGAGCAGGAAGAAGAGTGTGAACATGACCGAGTGCGTGCCCGTGCCCAGCTCCGAGCACGTCGCCGAGATCGTGGGCCGGCAAG gctgcaaaATCAAAGCCCTACGTGCCAAGACCAACACGTACATCAAGACGCCTGTCAGGGGCGAGGAGCCCGTTTTTATTGTgactgggaggaaggaagacgTGGAGATGGCAAAAAGGGAGATCCTCTCGGCCGCTGAACACTTCTCCGTGATCCGAGCAACGCGCAACAAAGTGAACGGGCTGACAGGAGCGATGCAGGGGCCCCCCAACCTGCTGGGACAGACCACCATCCAGGTGAGGGTCCCATACCGTGtagtggggctggtggtggggcCCAAGGGAGCTACCATCAAGCGGATCCAGCAGCAGACGCACACCTACATCGTGACACCCAGCCGGGACAAGGAGCCCGTCTTTGAGGTGACGGGCATGCCCGAGAATGTGGACCGGGCTAGGGAGGAGATCGAGGCGCACATCACCATGCGGACAGGCTCCTTCATCGATGTCAATGCTGGCAACGACTTCCACTCCAACGGCACCGACGTCTGCCTTGACCTGCAGGGCAGCACGGCCAGCCTGTGGGCCAAggccccccaccctgcccaccgCCCCTCGACTGCCCTGTGCAACGACAGCCTCAGCTCCCTGGGCAGCACCTCCACCGAGTCCTACTACAGCGGGCGGGTGGCAGAtgccagccccaccagcccctaCAGCACCAGCAGCGGCTTCACCTTCAGCGAGCCCCCGGCCCCTCTGGGCTCGGAGGAGTGCGACTTTGGCTTTGACTTCTTGGCCCTCGACCTCATGACACCCACCACCATCTGGTCACCCTTTGAGCGCACAGGCAACCCCTTGCAAGccttcagcagctgctcctccaTCAACGGCTTGCAGAGATGCAACAGCGGCACGGCCACACCGCGCCACTCGCCCACCCTCCCTGAGAGCGGCAGCATGGCCCTGGACCACCCCTTAGCACGCCGCATCCAGAGTGACCCCGTCAGCACCTTGTCCTGGCTGCCCACCCAAGGCTCGCTGTCCTCCTTCTCCAACAGCACCGGCtactcctcctcttcctcctccctgcctggcagcatTTCTACCACCTCAGGCTCGCCCACCGACTCCAGCAGCTCCGATGGGCACCGCAAGAGCTCCCGCGAGTGCATGGTGTGCTTTGAGAGTGAGGTGATCGCTGCCTTGGTGCCCTGCGGCCACAACCTCTTCTGCATGGAGTGCGCCATGCGCATCTGCGGCAAAGCCGAGCCCGAGTGTCCCGCTTGCCACGCTCCCGCCACACAAGCCATCCACATCTTCTCCTAG